The Nicotiana tomentosiformis chromosome 2, ASM39032v3, whole genome shotgun sequence genome includes the window ACTTTTATCTTCTATCTGTTTCACTATCACATGATATCATGGAAGAAATTGCATCAATATTTCTGGAAAAAGATTTGTCCGGATGATTCACATCCAAAATATTCTCTTGATTATTTTTTCTACCTTTTACCTTACCCCGATAATTTTCGAATATATTAGTAGTGCTAACTTAAATCCTATTTAACTTCATTATATTGAGCTTCTGCTGTTAGTGACCAGGAAACTGACCCCATATCATATATGGTTATTTGCAAGTGCAGATATTGGAGTTCTGCCCGGTTAACTAGAGATTCAATGAAGATGGGAAGGTTCAGTATTATTTTTAAGAAGGCAATAAGAACACAGATGACAGAATCCCATAGCAAAGCATTTGAATGAATGAAAGAGGGTCTTCTCTGATCATATCATATATGACATGTCAGAGAAAATCCATGAAGACAACCTACAGCATATGGAGGCTAAAATTAAAACCTAAAATTCAAAAGGATAAAGAAAAGAGTGAATCTCTCAAGCACTTATAGACGTTAAGCAGTACCACGGGAGTCTGCATTTAGTAGATAAATCAGGAACAATTCTGATTTCTCCTGAAGCGGTGAGATTAGTATCCACTGCAGGACCATCAGATGTTGAACTCATGCCCATACATGCACAAGTTAAGCCTACACCGTGCTTTCCCACAGAACTGTAGAAGCGTTGCTGTGGAACAACCTGTAATTGATGCACAAGACATGAACAAATTCAATCCACTTTTGACAAGAGCATAGAAACTCAAGCAATTTCCCAATATCATGTACTGAAGGTAATTGAAAAGCCTGAAAAGTATACAAGGGCTTGAACGTCCTGTACTTGCCCTATATAAAACATCAGATACAATCACGGATAGTTGGTATTTGACACCATGTACAAGGAGGGAGAGAATAACTTGCATGTTGGTTCCAATAGCTAAGCAGTGTATTTATACAGTACATTAGGTGCTAACtaaggaaagaaataaagaagGAATCCTACAAATCTGCTACCTATATATGGCTTTGTACAAACTAAGAACAAAGTCTATATACATTCTGTAACACAATTAAAAGACTAGGAGCCAGCCCTCAATTCCGTTTGTTATACAAACCCCTTGCATTTTCTCAAAGTGGGACAAAGATTTGGGTGGTTGCAAGCATCGAAAAGCACATCATTAAATAATTCATAATCTTAAGGGAAAAGCAGTAACATCAATGGACAAGGCAAAGCTTACACGGCATCTATGCTGGCCAGAAGCATCAATCCAAATAATACGAACAAAGGTGACATCCTTCAATGAGCCATTTAACTCTTCCTCCTGGAAGGCAGATGATAAAGGAGGTTTTACATCGGAATACTTTGAAGAAACATCAAGCTTGTAGTATTGCTTTGCGTTCTCTGCAAAAAGATCTTTAACGGCTGCAACAGCTTCTGGAATTGAGAGATCACCATCAACACATGTATCACGTAGAACAGAGAATACTACTTCACGCGCTTTCTTTGCACCTGCAGAAGTAATTGAGTCCAGATTGCACCAATTGCAGATTAGAAAGAAGATAAAATAGGAATAACTCACTTAGCTAACTTGCTACCCAAGTTGGATATTATTGTCTGACAATAACTTTTTTTTTCCCTTACAGCTTTTGAAGTAATTATTCATTGATCAAAGTGATACATGTGCAtctaagttttttttttcttttgccgCACCTCATCAAGCAAGAttctcatttcttttaaatctattcaataatttgtttaataatatttttttccttaCAGCTTCTGAAGCAATTATTTCCTTGTCATGTCACGCTCTAATGATACGAGATGAAAAAAAGAATCCAGGACAAACCTAAATAAAAGGTTTCAGCAAATGCGATGCCATCAGTGCTGAACATAACCTGTTGATATCCAAACATTACATAGGAAATTGTTCGCTCTTTATACGGAGCAATTATTAAGGCTCTGAAAGAGTAGTCAGCCTAAAAATATAGAAAGCCTGAACTAGAAAGATACGTTATTAGGTACTTTAGTATATAATTTGGTAAGGTAAGGTACTATTCAAGTGTATCTTTAAGTACGTGGACAACCTTATTCATTGGAGCAAGCTCCAGTAGTTCTTTCACTGAGGATATCATCCCGTGGAAGCTAAGTTTAGGAATTGCCAACCCAAAATCAAGATAGACCTGTAACATACATTGACCTGTTAGAGAGAACCAAGGGAAAAAATACAATCTTTATTGTCATTAATAGATGTTGAAATGTCTCCTACGCGGCAGGAAATAAAAAATTCCAAGTAAAAGCTGTGTTAATACACAAGATCTTCATGTTGATAACTTCAGATGGAGGACAAAAAATCTCACTTGGGGATACACAGAAGCCAGATATGAAGCTTCCTTTGAGAACGGGTAGGACGCATGCAAAAGCACTAACCGACTCTTCAAGAATCTCTTATCCTCAAGAAGATTTCGAAGATGAAGGGGATTAGCTAGCCTCAGATCCAAATCCTTGTCCCCGAAACTGAACTCAAGAAATGAAAAAATGTCGTCGATAAGGACTAGGAGGATACTACAAAAAGAAAATCAAACTGCATACGTCTCACATTTGATTTGTAATTTTAACTAAGACGAATATCATGCAAGCAACAAAAGGCTCAAAAACTGTTGACTTGATCAAATCTAGAAAATCCAGAAAGGAAAATGAGACCAAGCTATATATTTCAAAGACAATCTTTTCATTACCCTGTGTGTATTTGCATTGGCAAGTCATAACTTTGAGCAACCTTCAAAGCATGCATGAAGATATAATCAATGAAGCTCTTGTTTGAGATTCGGACTGGATTCCCAGCTGGAAACACAGAATTTATCAGAATGACCTGCTCAATTGTGGTCCAATACAACCCCACAACTCACAACACTCACCAGATAAAACAGCACTCAGGCCCTCCTCAGCCTCCTTTTCAGTGACTTCTGTATTAATTGCAAGACCGCTGCGATATGCTACTATACTTTTAAATGCAAGAACTTTATATGCTACtgtataaaaataggaaaaactTTTGGAACCATAATTCCTTAGCAACAAGAAAAAAAATGTTTTCGCACTATTCTGGAATATATTGACAGATAATCAAAGGATATGACTTCAACTCCTCAGTGAAAATCTCCAAGAATGATCCCAGAGTCCATGTTGTTCCATTTGAACCCTGGAATATAATAGCACAGGAGAGGAGAAAGACATTAACAAAACTAACAGGTGTAGAAAGAGTTAACAAAGAAAGAGTGTTCTGCAGATGATAATATGTCAACAAAATGAGCACACTCCCTTTGTGCCAGAGATATCAACATTTAGAAAAACCAATGCAGAATGATTCAAGAACTCCTAGTCCCTCCGCTACATTTATAGTCCCTTCTAGTTCATCAGCATGATTCCACAAACACATTCAATAAATGCAGTATGCTGCAAAATAATTATTAGTCATTACCTTCTCAAGAATCTTTTCAGCAACACGCTCAACTCGTAGTATTCTACCAACTGTTGGTACAAAACTTTCATGCCATTTGATGTCAAGCTTTTTGTCCAACTCAATTCCATCATCAATAAGTAATACAGAGATTTTTGCAGCTTTGAAGCAAATAGCAGAGCTCGACTCCAACCCAAAGCGCTGCCGAGATTCTTGAACAGCATGTAAGGATAAGCTTGTGCCATACAGTTGAGCAATTTCCTTTAGGCTTCTCTAAATGAAGATACAATGATTTAAGAAGAATTGCAAAGAGAAAAGATAAATGTCTGGAACTAGATTCATGAATGACAAAGCTAACATGACTCCACATAAATAAACAAAAAGGCAATGGCAGGAACATTTTTGCGCATGTTCTAGGCCAGAAACAAAGGAAGTAATTCCAATATCAAAATAATTAGTGACTGTTAAGTTGACACTTTCAAGTAAGACCTTTTCACCCCAAATGTACTAAAGTGAGACAAATCATTGAGCGTAATGGATGGGGACACAAACATGCTGCCAAGAAAGGACATAAAAACAAAATTACGGCAGGAAGCCAAGACTTATATCACATTTATTGGTCTTAGCAGCATTGCGTTATAACTATCTTGTACAATCTGAATTAAGAAAAATAACATCCATGGAGCATTTCTGTCCTACCCAAGCGCAGAATGATCTTTATGCAGTCTGTAAAATACTCAAAGAAAAAACAACTTTAAAGAATCTGCTAAATTTGGAGACTTGCTTATTTTGATTTGTAATCAGAAAATCGAGTTTATTTATGGCTTTCACTCTTATTCTATTAGCTTATAGTTTTCAGTTAATTAATAGGTTTCTGGAATTTTCCAGTACCACGGATAGTCTTGGTAATCTTCTGGAATCCTGAAGTTAGTTGAAAATTAAGATTTTCTAATTATAACAGACTACTTAGAGCTTTCTAATGtcattaatgcttgcattagggtaggttgtctacatcacacccctagGGGTgcagcccttccccggaccctgcgtgaatgcgggatgctttgtgcagTTGTCTTTTTTTACTTATAGCTTTAAAAATTTGAAGTTGCTTTGCAACAGTAATTTAAGCGAGTCTAGATATATGCTGCACTGCTCAATTCATTGGCCAAATAGAAAATTTTATAAGCAAATTCCTAAATATGTTTCTACCTTTACGCCATCCCCCCTTTATGGCAACAAATCTGAGCAACTTTGGTCCACAAAGTTTACTGCAGTACAAACATATCACAATAAATAAGATGACCATAACTTGAAGAGCATGACCCCATCTCAGTTATGGAGAACAAGGCAAATTATCTCTCATTGCCTCAGAAAACCAATGAATGCTACTTCCAGAAGCATTCAATACACCAGCACTACATATTATCTTCATGATCTGTGGTTCTAATAAATTGGTGATGCTTGATTGCACGGCTTATGTTTGAGAAGTCTCAAATTATACATTGATGCTTTACAACATGTTTCAAATTTTGTGCCTTTCAAAAGAGTTGAAAGCTTTTAAGAAAGCCTTCACACAAGAAAGTTTAAGTCTTTTCTACACAACACGAATTCTTCCCTCCAGATCTTTAACTGTAATATTTAGCATATAAAGACAGTCACTACTAGTTACTCAGGGTACTTTTGGTATGTTATAGTACATATTTGGCTTTAACTATCAGATGTCCCTTTCCCTCTCATAATCTGTGAAAGTGAAACAGATGAAGTAGAACCCCCTTttccctttttcttcttctttttcttttttatggtGCTGGTATCCAGGCCACCTAACCTACTATTTCATTGGTTACCTACTATCTCCCACCAGCACAACTACTCTTTCGCGGTTTCACTGGGTACCTGCAATCTCCCACCAGCGCACTGGGTACCTGCAATCTCCCACCAGCGCAGCTATCGGGCCTCGACTATTTCAATGGGTATTAGTTAACTCCCACCAACACACGTACAGGATAACTCTCGCTTATACCATCTTTTGACAGCGTGCACACACCCAAACTCGCAAGTAAAGCACATACATGTATTTCTTGTATAGCTGTATCTATAGAttgtaaaaataatttctttttctttttttgggtggggtggggggtgggggtggagtGAAGCAAGTAAGGAAATTAAAGGGGGTAGGAGAAGAGTTGACCTTGAAGTTGATGGTATGGGGTACGTCGGATAAGGCGTCGCCGGAGGCTTCAGAGAAGCAGTTGAGAAAAGGGAAGGTGGAGTCAAGTGCCACAATGTTATgagcatgagcatctactatttCCACTGTCTCTACTGCTTTTTTCAGCTCTGCAAATCTCTCCATTTTTTCTCCCCTTTCACAAAATCAAATAGTCAAATCTTGGACTTTACCGTTTGTTATTTATTTATAGCAATTTTGCGAACTAGCTTGTGTATAAAACACGCGCACGTACTATACGTAGATTTTTATTTGTCTGAATGTGATTGAAAGTCGCGCCATTTGTATTCCTCAAATAAGTAACAGTGACTATATTAACCACATGGGGTTTACCACTTCCAAAAAGAGGGAATACGTTTCCTCAATAATTAAGGAAAGTTAAGATTATAAAAGTGCGACTAATTCCGCAAATACTATATTTTACATTGTTACATATTTTTATATAGGTGAAAATCATTTATATACCcaaatttactttaaaaatcaAACTCATCCTTCAATTTCGAACAATTATCCTTCTGATTCTCGTATCAAATGTGACTTCttaaaatacctattttaccctctataATTTTTATCTCTAATTTTTATTCTTTGATATAATGATATTTTtcattttaatttatgttattgACTTACCTATAGACAAATTAAAAAGTTTTTCGAAACCAAAAAAGTGAGAAGCAGTAGTCaagtatataagttaaatattaATAATCAATATTAACTGAATAATTTGTATTGACAAACGTGGTTAGTACATATAACTCAAACTCTGATTTCATTATTTATAGAGACATAATTCATAAGAATAGAAGATCATCTAAAAATAATTGTGGCAAGCCTTATTTTGAGATCGTTTGActtaatttgaaaataaaatcattttgaatttttatttaaaaatacatTTGTAAGTCAAGAAGACCTTAATTATCACTAATACGAAACGATCCCGTTAAGTGGTTAAAATCCATTCACGTAGATTAGGAGGAAGACGAGTTTAGGAGGAAATTTTCTTGAATCCTGATTATAAAAATTACGGTAAGTATCCAACTACTTAATGGAAGCTACTTCACAATGCAATTctaaataattatttcaaaattcattatttTTCGTACTATTAAATTTGACATATTCCTAACTTATTGAGTTCATATGAATCCGAAGTAGTTTTGCGTGAACTCTTAATTGCAACACGTACAATATTATTTGGGTTAAGGTAAGTCTTCCTAACACCTATTGTGTGCAAAAATTATTTATTACATCAATAGGATCTTATTACAACATTTCGCAATTTTCCATTTCTTGGAAATTTATAGGTATAGAAAACTTTTAACACGCACATAGGGAAGCGAAGTGATGTAGGCTTACCTAACCATTACTAGAAGTGATCCAAACAATCACCTAACTAAAGGCTTAGCCTAACACTTATCAATATTGCACCAAAGTCAAAAAGGGGAAATTGTTATAAGATATTATGGTAGATGTCtgtcttcctccatgatcttcttctcaaatgcttaatgacatattcaataatatatttttttattttttgtgccTATATAAAGGCATTGTAATAGATGGAAAGAACACACaattaaagaagaaataaaatctcctctctttctctctatatctcttagcttggttttccttattctatattgttactttgagctatattcatattacgttatcagcacgagactctacctTCTCAAGAAGTTCTTTGAGAAGACTAAGATAtaatttttctcctcttttaattatgactgatattatgaaaagaaagttcgttgcccttgaaatttCGGATAAGAACTATATGACATGAgtgttggatgctgaaatccatttagatgcaatgggtcttGGAGACGCCATTAAAGATAGAAATAAAGCATCTACCCAAGACTGTGCTAAGACCTTGATTTTATTGcgtcatcaccttgatgaagggttgaaaatagaatatctcacCGTTAAATATCCAATTGTTTTGTGGAATGGCTTAAAAGAAATATATGGCAACTTAAAGTTGGTCACTCTTCTacaagcacgatatgattgggctcatctgaggctccaagactttaagactgtttctgaatataattctgcGATGTTCAGAATTACTTATAAATTAAAACTCTATAGAGATAGTATCAGtgactatgatatgcttgaaaaaatgttcacaacgtttcatgcctccaatatggtcttgcaacagcagtaccgagagaaaggttttaagaagtactctgagttgatttctcttctcTTTGTGGCTGAACGAAACAACGACTTGCTTATAAGAAATCACGAAAATTGACCCACTGGGCCTACACTATTGCCTAAAGTGGATGAGGTGTACTCACATTATGCTAAACGTGGAAAAGGTCGTGGCCAAGGAAGAAATTTTTCCAGTGTTAATCATTccccaaagaaaaataactttCAAAAGTGGGAAGGGAAAGATGAGAAGCCAAAGGCAAGAGGTTCAAAAACTGAATGTTATCGTTGCGGTGGAAAATGGCATTGGGCAAATATTTGTCGCATACCAAAAtatttggttgagctttatcaagcatctCTAAAGAATAAAGGCCATGAAGCTAATTTTGTCTATGACAATGAATTTGACATCACCCATTTGGATGTGGCAGATTTTTTTGAGCACCCTGATGGAAAAATAAATCACTTGATCGGTGATGGATATGTAGTTAAAGATGATTGAgtagtttgatttttatttttgccTATTCGTAGTAGTTAATGAATAAACATCATGTAATTTTTATTGCGCTTAATAATACTGCTTATGTAgttcttaaatatatatatatatatatttccgaaaaaaataattaaatgaatattcAATGTTTCATAAATCTTACAAATGAGGGGTAATATCTAATTAATTAGTATCCTAGTCTAAGTGATCTTTtaacattttttatttttcttttcgttACTTTAATTCTCTTTAAGAAAAAGTTTACAAGTACCCTGGAACAACTTTTGTTACTTGACCCTCAATTCCTATCTTCCTTTGAAAAACAAATCTAGTATATCGGGACCTCAATTTTTTCATGTACATGGATAAAATATTAGGAATAAAGAAAAGAGAAGCAACTAAGTATATTCTTTTCTTACACGGATTAATTATTTTTCATGCAATGTGTAGGAAAATGTGAATAACGTATACATGTAAATAATTTTGTTGTAGTTGTATTAGTCATATGTGTAATGTACttataattgtattatttttgctACGTAATTATTTGTATCATAATTAGAATTTGCTCGAAATTGCATTAAAAGGTCACTATTGAATCATTGGtttaactttatttatttatttttctctgaaaatactaatatttattcatatacttctttatgtatgtcaaaccatgggaagcaaatatggatatctcTCAAAGCAAATTTGGATCAAAGTTCAATTGTAAaaaatatttgcttaattgattcatgtacgacacatataatattcaaagagaagaaatatttctctcatttaagtatgtgtaaggtagatgttactacaatttctggtagtagtaatctaattgaaggctctggaagagctaatataactctgcctaagggaacaatacttatcatagagaatgcaatgttctcctccaagtccaagaggaacttgttgagttttaaagatatccgtcgAAATGTATTTTATATTGAGataatagatgagaataatctcgaATATCTCATCATTAAcaagaatgtctctggccagaaaagggttattgagaagttttcatctttatcttgtggcctgtattggataagaattagtgcaattgaggcacattctatcgtaaaccaaaaggttactgattcaaatacttttttactttggcatgatcgattgggacatcctggatcaattatgatgagacgaattatagaaaactcaaatgagcattcattaaagaatttaaatattcttttaaatttATGAATTTTCTTGTACTTCTTGTTATCAATGtaagttaattattagaccatcaccaacaaaggttgggattgagtcccccGCATTTTTGAAACGTATACAATGGGATATTTGTGAtcctattcacccacctagtgggtcgtttagatattttatggtcttaatagatgcatcttctagatggtctcatgtgtgcctattgtcaTATCGCAATCCGgcgtttgcaaaattaatggcacaaataattcgattacgggcacagTTTCCCGATTATCCAATCAAGTCTATTCAACTTGATAATGCTGTTGAGTTTTCATCCCAaacatttaatgattattgcttatcaattgggataaaagtgaaACATCATGTAGCTCATGatcacactcaaaatggccttgcatagtctttgattaaacgtctgcaattgatagcaagaccgttaCTCATGAAAACGAGATTATCCACTTCTGTTTGGGGTAATGCCATTTTGCATGCTACAACGCTAGTTCGTCTTAGACCGacaaattattataaataatccccgttataattagttttgggtcatgaacctaatatatcccgTTTAAGAATTTTTGGGTGCGCAGTATATGTGCCTATAGCACagccatatcgcaccaagattatatatgttgggtttgaatcgccctccattatACGCTACCTCGAAACATTAACGAGAGATTTtttcactgctcgatttgcagattgtcgattcgatgaggcATTTTTCCCATAATTAaggggagaaattggtgaaatcaaaCGTGAAATTTCGTAAAAAAATccatcattgtctcatcttgatccacgtgcctctatttgtgaaaaagaggtgcaaaagattatttatttgcagaaaatagcaaatcaaatgccagacgcatttacggatctgaaaaggataacgaaatcgcatatccctgcagagaaagTTTCAATCCGTATTGATGTCCTTGCTGaacaatcttctagtgtcatagctaatgagtcaaaagcacgcctaaagtGTGGCATACCATTGGGTtttaaggatcgaaatcctagaaaaagaataataaatgatcaagatgacactacgaacgagtctcataaagaaacccatgatttaaccaatcctgagattcatgaggaaatcaatgacactgagactcaagaaaataaggaactatcaataaacccaatcgatattgagtatcacgccccaaactcggggagcgcgatcggcgctcaaccgagtgaacccggccgatcaagcctattagattttcttctacccaaactcatccctgaagaaggataatacatattttcgttaattaaacTGTAGGAAGATCATGTACATaatactaaatcatttcattagttacCTTATTTAATAATTCTCAACAAAAAAAAACACCTTCATGGTTCAAGGTGGAACGAGTGATTTAATAACATCACAACTTGTTTAACATACCCaatacccatatacaacccacacttagtctacggagcctctaaaaataccaaagagtacaatgatagtgttgACAACAAGactccgactatacctcaaaacgcgaTAACTCATACGAAATAAAaaatgcacaaccccggaatgagatggggctcaccaagtcagctgggaagaatgagcactgctatcactggtcaGTATCCTCCGATGTGGatccacctacatccattaaagatgcaacgccccctcCAAAATaaacgttagtacatgtcgaatagtactagtatgaaaaccaaacaccaatttaagaactcagaaatacaatatgaacatgatgaaccagggcgacaatagaatagcataggTAGCCGGTTAAACCAAATCAAGCTTATCAAGagttgtcattaacatttatagaattcaagatgagatcctctgttaccatttccacacaaagcggccccgccgcctcaccccaatgtatgcaggtggaggtgtaaacacaataccagaACTCTACTcaagcagccctgccgcctcaccccaatgtgtgcgggtggaggtgtaaacacaatacccatttttacacaaagcggccctgccgcctcaccccaatatatatgcgggtagaaatgcatcaatgataccaatacctacacaaagagggcatgccgccttaccccaatatatatatatatatatatatatatatatatatatatatatatatatatatatatatatatatatatatatatatatatatatatatatatatatatatatatatatatatgtgtgtgtggggTGGGGGAGAGGGGTGgatggtgcaacaacaataccaaaatcatacacaaagtggccctgccgcctcaccccaatatatgcgggtggaggtgtaacctcaatcacaatctctacacaatttggcataatagtttttcacataaatcatgacttggaatcataacacgtagatacattgtccatagtttggaacacatcctcaatttataatacaatattatgagagcatttgaaacacaaattaaacatatGTCTTTGTCACAAAAAGTATTCGGAATACTctacttgtaataaatatcttggaacttacaaggatattggggttccaattcttaaagaagagtttagtcaacatacctcaattgagcttcctttaaattttaaaacgttccggaattcttagcacttcgatctattttagcaatataacaagttggaccaaaattagaaagatggtcatgattctagttcatttgagcacattatcaaatactaggtgtgtattaatattttaaggcccttttgtggaGGATTCTATCATTCCCCAatccattctctaccatttttagctcacaacctttcAAAATTctttgataacatatgcatgcaagataacaacccccacacccgaTAATTGTCTTTCTAATGATCCACTTTCTagtagattttcgaaattaagagctagggcataatttcttacctttaagatgaggactttcttgataatcttcaaggattgagcaagaattgttggatattaggttgaaggttacttcctcactctaagaactctttctcactctaaaaatatcagaaatatgctcaaaatggattatggcatatgttttaacgaaatagggacaagagtgggttgctctagtggcaAGCACCATTCACTTCCAaataagaggttgtgagttcgaatcaccccaagagcaaggttgggagttcttggagggatggagccgagggtctatcggaaacagcctctctaccccagggtaggggtaaggtctgcgtacacactaccctccccagaccccactagtgggattatactgggttgttgttgttgttattgttgttgttgttgttgttgttgttgttgttttaacaaaatagggtcgggtttaaaaaccccaaaactGAAGCCCCGGgacaggatctgcggtcgcatatgcgaccgaagaatggatatgcggtccgcatatcggccgcacaatttggtgccaaaaactggaaaaaaactcCTCGGgtactatgcggcccgcagacctgttctgcagtcACATAATGTGCCGCAGAATCTCCCTTTGCAAAAACTCTAAGGCTgattgtgcgacaaaagtgcggccgGCGAAAtagttgtgcggtcgcataactggccgcgaaattg containing:
- the LOC104121608 gene encoding protein fluG → MERFAELKKAVETVEIVDAHAHNIVALDSTFPFLNCFSEASGDALSDVPHTINFKRSLKEIAQLYGTSLSLHAVQESRQRFGLESSSAICFKAAKISVLLIDDGIELDKKLDIKWHESFVPTVGRILRVERVAEKILEKGSNGTTWTLGSFLEIFTEELKSVAYKVLAFKSIVAYRSGLAINTEVTEKEAEEGLSAVLSAGNPVRISNKSFIDYIFMHALKVAQSYDLPMQIHTGFGDKDLDLRLANPLHLRNLLEDKRFLKSRLVLLHASYPFSKEASYLASVYPQVYLDFGLAIPKLSFHGMISSVKELLELAPMNKVMFSTDGIAFAETFYLGAKKAREVVFSVLRDTCVDGDLSIPEAVAAVKDLFAENAKQYYKLDVSSKYSDVKPPLSSAFQEEELNGSLKDVTFVRIIWIDASGQHRCRVVPQQRFYSSVGKHGVGLTCACMGMSSTSDGPAVDTNLTASGEIRIVPDLSTKCRLPWAKQQEMVLADMFIEPGKIWEYCPREALRRVSKILKDEFDLVVNAGFENEFFLLKSVLRDGKEERAPFDRTSYCSTAAFDAASPILEEVFASLQSLNIIVEQLHAEAGKGQFEIALKYTNCSRAADGLIFTREVIRAVARKHGLLATFVPKYALDDIGSGSHVHISLSRNGENIFMASDGSSRYGMSKIGEAFMAGVLNHLPSILPFTAPLPNSYDRIQPNTWSGAYLCWGKENREAPLRAASPPGVAHGFVSNFEIKAFDGCANPYLGLASIITAGIDGLRRNLSLPEPVDGDPDILKENLQRLPASLAESVEALEKDTLFRDMIGEKLLIAIIGVRKAEVKYYSENKEAYKDLIYKY